A window of Acidobacteriota bacterium contains these coding sequences:
- a CDS encoding PQQ-binding-like beta-propeller repeat protein, translating to MLHRTRVERSTLRRSFAALAALFLTPAFPGVEAQSGSDFVPVTDAVLQDPAPADWLMWRRTLDGWGYSPLDQIDRENVGALRMVWSRGMGEGSQQATPLAYDGVMYLPNPRDVIQAIDAATGDLLWEYRRNLPEDTATRGLATTNRNLAIYGDRIIDTSADGYVFALDAATGEQVWETRILDYETNPALQSSGPIIANGKVISGRSCSPRGGPEACVIVAHDATTGEELWRRRTIPAPGEPGDETWGDVPFEDRKHVGAWMVPSYDPELNLIYIGTSVTAPAPKFLLGGAELAHLYHNSTLALDADTGEIVWYYQHLNDHWDLDHPFERLLVDTAVAPDPDAVSWINPRIERGEVRKVITGVPGKTGLVYTLDRETGEFLWATPTVAQNVISAIDGATGDVTENAEVVFSAMGQEVLACPTLIGGKDWEAGAYSPLTNMMYMPLRNACARMLTTHEGNQRAYALGVRTQIAPGTEMVGTVQAISAETGRTAWIHEQRAGTMSLVTTGGGLVFGGDVNGRFRAFDQETGDVLWEINLGSPITGFPISYAVDGRQYVVASTGWAATASGFARLTPELRPSAGNNIFVFALPE from the coding sequence ATGTTGCACCGGACCCGCGTCGAGCGATCCACGCTACGCCGCTCCTTTGCGGCACTTGCCGCCCTCTTCCTTACGCCGGCGTTCCCAGGCGTCGAGGCGCAGTCGGGCAGCGACTTCGTGCCGGTCACCGACGCGGTGCTTCAGGATCCGGCGCCGGCGGACTGGCTCATGTGGCGCCGCACGCTCGACGGCTGGGGCTACAGCCCGCTGGACCAGATCGACCGGGAGAACGTCGGCGCGTTGCGCATGGTCTGGTCGCGCGGCATGGGAGAGGGCAGCCAGCAGGCGACCCCGCTCGCCTACGACGGGGTGATGTATCTGCCGAACCCGCGGGACGTCATTCAGGCGATCGACGCCGCCACCGGCGATCTCCTCTGGGAGTACCGCCGAAATCTGCCGGAGGACACCGCCACGCGCGGACTTGCCACCACGAACCGGAACCTCGCCATCTATGGCGACCGCATCATCGACACCAGCGCGGACGGCTATGTCTTCGCGCTTGACGCGGCAACCGGCGAGCAGGTCTGGGAAACCCGGATCCTCGACTACGAGACAAACCCGGCGCTGCAGAGCTCGGGGCCGATCATTGCCAACGGGAAGGTGATCTCGGGACGGAGTTGCTCGCCGCGGGGCGGCCCGGAAGCCTGCGTCATCGTCGCCCACGACGCGACGACGGGCGAGGAACTCTGGCGCCGTCGCACGATTCCAGCTCCCGGGGAACCGGGCGACGAGACCTGGGGCGACGTGCCGTTCGAGGATCGCAAGCACGTCGGCGCCTGGATGGTGCCGAGCTACGATCCCGAGTTGAACCTGATCTACATAGGAACCTCGGTCACCGCGCCCGCACCGAAGTTCCTGCTCGGGGGCGCCGAGCTGGCCCACCTCTACCACAACTCGACGCTCGCCCTCGACGCCGACACCGGCGAGATCGTCTGGTACTACCAGCACCTGAACGATCACTGGGATCTCGACCACCCCTTCGAGCGGCTGCTCGTCGACACCGCGGTCGCTCCCGATCCGGATGCGGTGAGTTGGATCAACCCGCGGATCGAGCGCGGCGAGGTGCGCAAGGTGATAACCGGTGTCCCCGGCAAGACGGGCCTCGTCTACACCCTCGACCGCGAGACCGGCGAGTTCCTTTGGGCCACGCCCACCGTCGCCCAGAACGTCATCAGCGCCATCGACGGCGCCACCGGCGACGTCACCGAGAACGCCGAGGTCGTCTTCAGCGCGATGGGTCAGGAAGTACTGGCCTGTCCGACGCTGATCGGCGGCAAGGACTGGGAAGCGGGCGCCTACAGCCCGCTGACGAACATGATGTACATGCCGCTCCGCAACGCGTGCGCGCGGATGCTGACGACGCACGAGGGAAACCAGCGGGCCTATGCCCTCGGCGTCCGCACGCAAATCGCACCGGGAACCGAGATGGTGGGAACCGTCCAGGCGATCTCCGCCGAGACCGGCCGGACCGCCTGGATTCACGAGCAGCGCGCCGGCACCATGTCGCTCGTCACCACGGGAGGCGGCCTGGTCTTCGGCGGCGACGTCAACGGCCGGTTCCGGGCGTTCGATCAGGAAACCGGCGACGTGCTGTGGGAGATCAATCTTGGTTCGCCGATCACCGGCTTCCCCATCAGTTACGCTGTCGATGGCCGGCAGTACGTCGTGGCCAGCACCGGCTGGGCGGCCACTGCCTCCGGCTTCGCCCGGCTGACGCCGGAGCTTCGGCCCAGCGCAGGGAACAACATCTTCGTATTCGCGCTTCCTGAATGA
- a CDS encoding type II toxin-antitoxin system PemK/MazF family toxin, producing MAAVEGHPRRGDVYWVSLDPAQGTEIRKTRPAVVLSNDACNRFGSRVVVVPLTSNVASLYPGEAIVSVEGREARALGDQIRSLDRRRLRTRIARLAVEELRDVETAVRVTLGFDPV from the coding sequence CTGGCCGCAGTAGAAGGGCACCCGCGCCGGGGCGACGTTTATTGGGTGTCGCTGGATCCGGCGCAGGGCACCGAGATCCGCAAGACGCGACCGGCCGTCGTTCTCTCCAACGACGCGTGTAACCGCTTCGGTTCCCGAGTGGTAGTCGTACCACTGACGAGCAACGTCGCGTCGTTGTACCCGGGAGAGGCAATCGTGTCGGTCGAGGGCCGGGAGGCCCGGGCGCTCGGCGATCAGATCCGCTCGCTCGATCGGCGCCGGCTTCGTACTCGTATCGCGCGTCTCGCGGTCGAGGAGCTTCGCGATGTCGAAACGGCAGTCCGCGTGACACTCGGCTTCGACCCCGTCTGA
- a CDS encoding tetratricopeptide repeat protein, giving the protein MDGRPREPVADARRGPRAAPGMTAAASRARRARRARKGAPGVRRPPGRQENSKCRRGRRRTAGALVGRVAAVCLLFGAGDGWAAGGPIGAAAASQGTEAEGALLPVVLPDLSRVHETVREQLREAHASLTALALEGAAGTTDAVRSGALVGTYGDLGRLLMASEYLDEAERCFRNAQRLAPDDFRWPYYLGHLARSKGRLPAAVEYFEQALRLQPNDLATLTWLALVYIDDGHPEAAVPVLERARSLHPGTQAILFQLGRAAVAQRDYATAVELLEETLSLNPAATTVHYPLAIAYRGLGDLDQAQFHLERSGGGAGDGAGVAVPDPLMAEVGTALRSPQVYWDLGLYAGANGDWPEAVRQFRSAVEMAPGDPTMRLNLGLALNRTADARAAMDEFEEAVRLDPGLARAHFAMGTLLERSGRYEEAIDRYTAAVTHDPNLSEAHLRLADVLRRTDRLDAALASYEQVLALEPRSREAHFGEAMALVRLARHQEALERLRSAAGLYPDEPAFPLAAARLLAASSDPGVRSGQEALDLTQALVEQHDTTALAETMAMALAELGRYTEAMEWQRRAMAGAAAAGRADVAQRMAANLALYRSSTPSRTPWRDDDPEHRPGPPVEPGLLDR; this is encoded by the coding sequence TGGCTGACGCTCGAAGAGGGCCGCGGGCGGCGCCGGGAATGACTGCCGCGGCAAGTCGGGCGCGCCGTGCCCGGCGCGCCCGCAAGGGTGCGCCAGGGGTCCGCCGGCCTCCAGGCCGGCAGGAGAACAGCAAATGCCGGCGTGGACGCCGGCGCACCGCTGGCGCGCTAGTGGGCAGGGTCGCGGCGGTGTGCCTGCTCTTCGGAGCCGGCGATGGGTGGGCCGCTGGCGGCCCGATCGGAGCAGCCGCCGCATCACAGGGCACCGAAGCCGAGGGGGCTCTATTGCCAGTGGTGCTCCCCGACCTGAGCCGCGTTCACGAGACCGTCCGGGAACAGTTGCGGGAGGCGCACGCGTCGCTGACGGCGCTGGCGTTGGAGGGCGCGGCCGGGACAACGGATGCAGTTCGGAGTGGAGCTCTTGTCGGGACCTACGGCGACCTGGGCCGGCTCCTGATGGCGAGCGAATATCTGGACGAGGCGGAGCGCTGCTTTCGGAACGCCCAACGGCTCGCCCCGGACGACTTCCGCTGGCCCTATTATCTGGGGCACCTGGCTCGGAGCAAGGGCCGGCTGCCGGCCGCGGTCGAGTACTTCGAGCAGGCGCTCCGCCTGCAACCCAACGATCTCGCGACCCTCACGTGGCTCGCTCTGGTCTACATCGACGACGGCCATCCGGAAGCGGCCGTCCCGGTTCTGGAGAGAGCCCGCTCGCTCCACCCCGGCACCCAGGCGATCCTGTTCCAGTTGGGCCGAGCCGCCGTCGCCCAGCGGGACTACGCGACCGCGGTGGAACTGCTTGAGGAGACGTTGAGCCTGAACCCCGCCGCGACTACGGTCCACTACCCTCTCGCCATCGCGTACCGCGGACTCGGCGACCTCGATCAAGCGCAATTCCACCTGGAACGGAGCGGGGGCGGCGCGGGCGACGGGGCGGGCGTCGCCGTGCCCGACCCCTTGATGGCGGAGGTCGGAACCGCGCTCCGGAGCCCGCAGGTCTATTGGGATCTCGGACTCTACGCCGGAGCGAACGGCGACTGGCCCGAGGCCGTCCGCCAGTTCCGGAGCGCGGTCGAGATGGCGCCCGGCGATCCGACCATGCGCCTGAACCTCGGTCTGGCCCTGAACCGCACGGCGGACGCGCGCGCCGCCATGGACGAGTTCGAGGAGGCCGTCCGCCTGGATCCCGGACTTGCGCGGGCGCACTTTGCGATGGGCACCCTCTTGGAGCGGAGTGGCCGCTACGAGGAAGCCATCGACCGGTACACCGCCGCCGTGACGCACGACCCCAACCTCAGCGAGGCGCACCTCAGGCTGGCCGACGTGCTGCGGCGCACCGACCGGCTCGATGCGGCGCTGGCGTCGTACGAACAGGTGCTCGCCCTCGAACCGAGGTCCAGGGAAGCACACTTCGGCGAAGCGATGGCGCTCGTACGTCTGGCGCGCCATCAAGAGGCGCTGGAGCGCTTGCGTTCGGCTGCGGGCCTCTACCCCGACGAGCCGGCGTTTCCGCTCGCCGCCGCGCGCCTGCTCGCGGCATCTTCCGACCCCGGCGTGCGCAGCGGCCAGGAAGCCCTCGACCTGACCCAGGCGCTCGTGGAACAGCACGACACGACGGCGTTGGCCGAGACGATGGCCATGGCGCTGGCGGAGCTGGGTCGCTACACGGAAGCCATGGAGTGGCAGCGCCGGGCGATGGCGGGCGCGGCGGCGGCAGGACGAGCCGACGTCGCGCAGCGGATGGCGGCCAACCTGGCACTGTACCGGAGTTCCACGCCCTCCCGGACGCCGTGGCGAGACGATGACCCGGAGCACCGGCCCGGGCCGCCGGTCGAGCCGGGTTTGCTCGACCGCTGA
- a CDS encoding DUF305 domain-containing protein: protein MNCQYLHKPFPAAVAVAGVAFLSLGAAASQAQQPPIVQPGAPGEPSRSISAAEASDLAAIRYSEADVRFMQGMIPHHAQALEMTALLETRTTSDAMRQMAQRIELSQEDEIEMMQEWLRERGQTVTATDAHHAPDWMPMPGMLTPEEMDQLEAAEGVAFDRLFLELMIKHHRGALTMVENLLDQRGTAQDSQLFAFTSDVEADQSMEIDRMDAMLAQLTVDPRVGLAAGFDDAGEAIWNMALVATRPKPDGFFDRNAEAEREEEDEEDDAEEAEEEETPRRRGMLNFGNTDLAFAGDQVFVGSHHGFNTYRVEVPASPQLVTSVVCPGGQGDVSVVGNLLIMSVEQTRGRVDCGLQGVAEPVSEERFRGIRVFDISDMRMPRQVAAVQTCRGSHTHTVVTDPDDEGNLYVYGSGAASVRSGEELEGCSDELPAENPETALFRIDVIRIPVARPEEADVVNRPFVFRDPETGRAAGLWRGGDHGPGTQSTRESNHCHDITTFPELGLAAGACAGNGILLDISDPVNPVRLDDVVDPGFAYWHSATFNNDATKVIFTDEWGGGGRPRCRASDPRNWGANAIYDVVDGRLEYRSHYKLPAPQTERENCVAHNGSLVPVPGRDIMVQAWYQGGISVFDFTDSVNPVEIAYFDRGPINSERLAMGGYWSSYWYRGYIYGTEIARGLDVLELLPSEYLTENELAAAASVAPAEFNAQQQRGIDWSPRPVVARAYLDQLDRTDTLSAARRAELSGLLDRADGTDADAGLAAELVAAADEVDGESAGVSDRSQERIRALAETLRGIADRLR from the coding sequence ATGAATTGCCAGTATCTCCACAAGCCGTTCCCGGCCGCCGTCGCGGTGGCCGGCGTAGCGTTCCTGTCGCTCGGCGCGGCAGCGAGCCAGGCGCAACAGCCACCCATCGTGCAGCCCGGCGCGCCAGGTGAGCCGAGCCGCTCGATCTCGGCGGCCGAGGCTTCCGATCTCGCTGCCATTCGCTATAGCGAGGCCGACGTGAGGTTCATGCAGGGGATGATTCCCCACCACGCGCAGGCGCTGGAGATGACCGCGTTGCTCGAGACCCGCACCACGAGTGACGCGATGCGTCAGATGGCGCAGCGCATCGAGCTTTCCCAGGAAGACGAGATCGAGATGATGCAGGAGTGGCTGCGCGAGCGCGGCCAGACGGTTACGGCGACGGATGCGCATCACGCACCCGACTGGATGCCGATGCCGGGAATGCTGACGCCGGAGGAGATGGACCAGCTCGAGGCGGCGGAGGGAGTCGCGTTCGACCGTCTCTTCCTCGAACTGATGATCAAGCACCATCGCGGCGCTCTGACGATGGTCGAGAACCTTCTGGATCAGCGTGGCACGGCGCAGGACTCGCAGCTCTTCGCGTTCACCTCCGACGTAGAGGCGGACCAGAGCATGGAGATCGACCGAATGGACGCCATGCTCGCGCAGTTGACCGTCGATCCGCGGGTTGGTCTCGCGGCCGGCTTCGATGACGCCGGCGAAGCCATCTGGAACATGGCGCTCGTGGCGACGCGCCCGAAGCCAGACGGCTTCTTCGATCGCAACGCGGAGGCGGAGAGAGAAGAGGAAGACGAGGAAGACGACGCCGAAGAGGCGGAAGAGGAGGAGACGCCTCGGCGGCGCGGAATGCTCAACTTCGGCAACACCGACCTCGCCTTCGCCGGCGACCAGGTGTTCGTGGGGAGCCACCACGGGTTCAACACGTATCGCGTCGAGGTTCCCGCCTCGCCCCAACTCGTTACCTCCGTCGTCTGCCCCGGCGGTCAGGGCGACGTCTCGGTGGTGGGCAACCTGCTGATCATGTCGGTCGAGCAGACGCGCGGACGCGTCGACTGCGGCTTGCAGGGCGTCGCGGAGCCGGTGAGCGAAGAGCGCTTCCGTGGTATCCGGGTCTTCGACATCAGCGACATGCGGATGCCCCGGCAGGTGGCGGCGGTGCAGACGTGCCGCGGATCGCATACCCACACCGTGGTGACCGACCCGGACGACGAGGGTAACCTCTACGTCTACGGATCCGGCGCCGCGTCCGTTCGCTCCGGGGAGGAACTGGAGGGTTGCTCCGACGAGTTGCCGGCCGAGAACCCGGAGACCGCGCTATTCCGGATCGACGTCATCCGGATCCCGGTGGCGCGGCCGGAGGAGGCGGACGTTGTCAATCGGCCGTTCGTGTTCCGGGATCCCGAGACCGGCCGCGCCGCTGGCCTGTGGCGCGGCGGCGACCACGGGCCGGGCACGCAGAGCACCCGCGAAAGCAACCACTGCCACGACATCACGACCTTCCCGGAGTTGGGTCTGGCGGCCGGGGCCTGTGCCGGGAACGGCATCCTGCTGGACATCTCCGATCCGGTCAATCCGGTCCGGCTCGACGATGTCGTCGACCCCGGCTTCGCCTACTGGCACTCGGCAACGTTCAACAACGACGCCACCAAGGTGATCTTCACGGACGAATGGGGTGGTGGCGGGCGCCCGCGCTGCCGCGCGTCGGATCCCCGGAACTGGGGTGCGAACGCCATCTACGACGTGGTCGACGGCCGTCTGGAATACCGCAGCCACTACAAGCTGCCGGCGCCGCAGACCGAGCGTGAGAACTGCGTGGCGCACAATGGCTCCCTCGTCCCGGTGCCGGGGCGCGACATCATGGTGCAGGCCTGGTACCAGGGCGGCATCTCGGTCTTCGACTTCACAGACTCCGTGAATCCGGTCGAGATCGCCTACTTCGACCGTGGTCCGATCAACAGCGAGCGGCTCGCGATGGGTGGCTACTGGTCGTCGTACTGGTATCGCGGCTACATCTACGGCACGGAGATCGCCCGCGGGCTCGACGTGCTGGAGCTGTTGCCGAGCGAGTACCTGACGGAGAACGAGCTCGCGGCGGCCGCGTCGGTCGCGCCGGCCGAGTTCAACGCCCAGCAGCAGCGCGGCATCGACTGGTCGCCGCGGCCCGTGGTCGCCCGCGCCTACCTCGATCAGCTCGATCGCACCGACACGCTCTCCGCGGCGCGCCGCGCGGAGCTGTCGGGCCTCCTCGACCGCGCGGACGGAACGGACGCCGACGCAGGCCTGGCCGCAGAGCTGGTTGCCGCGGCAGACGAGGTCGACGGCGAGAGCGCCGGCGTGTCCGACCGCAGCCAGGAGCGGATCCGCGCCCTGGCCGAGACCCTGCGGGGCATCGCGGATCGCCTGCGATAG